From the Oryza glaberrima chromosome 5, OglaRS2, whole genome shotgun sequence genome, one window contains:
- the LOC127774767 gene encoding GDSL esterase/lipase At1g28580-like: MERRRVAVLGLVWLAAAATVAMADPLPSYYNAIFSFGDSFSDTGNFVIINSGKLPNMPKFPPPYARCSNGRLVIDFLAEAFGLPLLPPSANKGTNFSQGANFAVMGATALDLKYFKDNNVWSIPPFNTSMNVQLQWFDEVKQTICSSPQECREFFSKALFVFGEFGGNDYSFAWKAEWSLEKVKTMVPSVVASMVGGIERLLDEGARHVVVPGNLPAGCIPITLTMYATEDRSEYDPRTGCLKKYNSVALYHNAMLRIALDQLQRRRPDSRIVYADYYTPYIQFARTPHLYGYKRGALRACCGGGGPYNYNMSASCGLPGATTCEDPDAHVSWDGIHLTEAPYRFIANTWIRGPYAHPPLASVVRDDMVY, encoded by the exons atggagaggaggagggtggcggtGCTGGGGTTGgtgtggctggcggcggcggcgacggtggccatggcggatCCGCTGCCGTCGTACTACAACGCGATATTCAGCTTCGGCGACTCCTTCTCCGACAcgggcaacttcgtcatcatcAACTCCGGCAAGCTCCCCAACATGCCCAAGTTCCCTCCGCCGTACGCCCGCTGCTCCAACGGCCGCCTCGTCATCGACTTCCTCG CTGAGGCGTTcgggctgccgctgctgccgccgtcggcgaaCAAGGGCACCAACTTCAGCCAGGGCGCCAACTTCGCCGTCATGGGCGCCACCGCCCTCGACCTCAAATACTTCAAGGACAACAATGTCTGGAGCATCCCTCCTTTCAACACCTCCATGAACGTCCAGCTCCAGTGGTTCGACGAGGTCAAGCAAACCATCTGCTCCTCCCCTCAAG AGTGCAGGGAGTTCTTCTCCAAGGCGCTGTTCGTGTTCGGCGAGTTCGGAGGCAACGACTACAGCTTCGCGTGGAAGGCGGAGTGGAGCCTGGAGAAGGTGAAGACGATGGTGCCCAGCGTGGTGGCCTCCATGGTGGGGGGCATCGAGCGGCTGCTCGACGAGGGCGCGCGCCACGTCGTCGTGCCGGGGAACCTCCCCGCCGGCTGCATCCCGATCACGCTCACCATGTACGCCACCGAGGACCGCAGCGAGTACGACCCCCGCACCGGCTGCCTCAAGAAGTACAACAGCGTCGCGCTCTACCACAACGCCATGCTCCGCATCGCCCTCGACcagctccagcgccgccgccccgactCCCGCATCGTCTACGCCGACTACTACACCCCCTACATCCAGTTCGCCCGCACCCCTCACCTCTACG GATACAAGAGGGGCGCGCTGAGggcgtgctgcggcggcggcgggccgtaCAACTACAACATGAGCGCATCGTGCGGGCTCCCCGGCGCGACGACGTGCGAGGATCCCGACGCTCACGTCAGCTGGGACGGCATCCACCTCACCGAGGCGCCCTACCGCTT